The genomic stretch AATCCCTGCGAGTCTGGTTTAGTCATTGTTTGATATTTTTGAAATGTGCTTGCATATGCTACTTTGTGTTTCTGTTTACCTGATCTTGCCATTCAATCCTTGTTGCTTACCTTTGGCAATCTGCCTAATGGGCCATGCCGCCTTGGACCTGTTTTAGTTTCTAACGGTACATAAGGATGTGTTACGAGCTCTGAGCTGTGGCACTAACGACTAATTGTGCCTTGATTGATTGCTAAGTAGTGAAGGACCTGGTGTGCTTAAGTGTGCCTTGATTTTGACTTGGTAAGTAGTGAAGGACCTGGTGCATGGAAAGATGCAGGGCTTGATTGTGTTGCAGTGTTCCTTCAAATATGCTGTGCCTGTATGTTATGTCGATGATCTCTATGGCCTTCTCAAGATTAGATTTATGCGAGTTAAGAAGCTGATACTGTTTGGTTTCCcttctaaattttagctagctaaaactattttagctatTCTAGGTGACTAgtgaaactaaactattttagcttcttttTAGTTAGTGTATTtggaagtttagctactaaacTGACTAAGCTAAGCCCCGCCAATACAGCTGGTGAGCACAAGGAAGACACCGGTGGATAAAAAAACTCTGGTACAAGCAGGCCGATGCAAATCATTTCTGTACTCGTCACTGCATGATTTCCAAGCATGTTTTTCCAGAACCTAGCTGTAGCAATCCTACACATTCTCACCCTGTGGGCTCCATCAAATTGTCAAGCATTTGACAATGGAGGTTTTATATCTAATTAGTATGCATACCAACACCGGAAAACAATGGCTAAGCATTAATAACAACACAAACAGTGCTAGGATCTCACATGAACAGCAATAACCCATCCATTACAATCAAGTGTGTGGAGGTAGGAACGGCAGATTCCAACTCATCACATCCATTAGATCAAACTTGCTAATATCAAGCCTGTGTATCGGATTCATTGACGCCTGCTATGCTTTTCAAAAAAAtggatctaggccttgtttagtttcaaaatttttggggaaatcgatactgtagtattttcgtttgtatttgacaaatattatccaatcatagattaaataggctcaaaagaatcgtctcgtcaattccaaccaaactgtgcaattagtttttattttcgtctatatttaatactccatgcatgcgtctaaagattcgatgtgacggggaatctgaaaaattttgcaaaaattttttaggaactaaacgcgGCCCTAATGGAACACAACAGTGTAGTGTATTTGCAACACACAGGATAGCCACATCTCAAGTGTAAACTGCATTCACGAAATATTCTACCAAAACCCCTTTCAAGTTTCAACTGTAGCTATGCATGTTTGGTCAAACAGTCAAGTATTTTAGAAAAGTGGAGACATAAACTAATTATTCCCTTCGGTCGGTGAAATTTTTTGTCAGTGGGAGGTAGCAGTTCGGTAAACTAAACATTTGCTGGTCAGAAACGACATATTTTTTTTGGCACTGGAAGTAGTAATAACATGCACATCAACACCGGAAAAACACTTGTTCATCATTAACAATAAGCCCCATCCAAAAGCGGCAAACATTCAGGCCTATATATAGGAAGTAGGAACAGCATGCAAAAGGATATCGAACCAATGCCATGATCGTAGTAAGCATCAGAACTTGCTGAAACAGAACAAGCTCACCTCACCTTGGATTCATTCATGTTGTCAGGAAATAAATCAAGCGAGGCATAAACCCAGCAAGCTTATAAGAAAACATCATGGACAATTTACACAGCCAATGCTATAAATATGATGCAGCcccagatgatgatcatgaagcAACAACCAAGTAACAAGAAAGCTGCACTTGCGAACAGAAACAGTACTGACTTAATTAAACCACACCTCAAGTAAAGAGCAATGATTCCATTTGGATCCAGATATCACCTGCCATGAAGTAGGCATCAGCATGTAATCCTGTGGCCACGTATGAGTATGCCCACCAATTTTAAATATATGAAGTTTAGATCAAACTAATTAGTTTGTTTTTAACTAACTAGTTTGTCTTAAACATCATATGTTTAAAGTACTTTGTACTGCTAACCATATCATATCAAGAAAACCTTTTTTGTTCGGTGAAGACTTTCTTTGTGCATATATATGGCACTGCATAATTCTTCAAGAAGTTTGCCTAAAAGCCCCATTAACTACAGCATTCTACAGTATATTCTCAAATTTATTTAATTTTCCCCATTTTATCTAACATCAGCCTAGTTAAAGCACTAGAAAATAGAGGCACTAACCAATTAACATGTAAAACTATAAAAACTAATTGATATGCATATGAACACCTGCAAAACTTGCTCATCATCAACATATCTATGCAGAAGTGCTGAGAACTTCCAAAACTTGCTCATCAGCAACCATATACTACTACCATCGGTACAAATAAATATGCATTAAACCACGAATAACAGAACAAGATGACCTCTTGGGTTGATTGCCACTGGCTCACTGCCAAGAGATGGATCAGGGCGGCATAAAACCAGCAAGCTTGCATGAATCATGAGTCATGATGCCAATGCTAAATAAGATTCAGGTAAGGAGGCAATGACCAAGTAGCACTCCCAAATCAACGCTACTGCAATTGCAGAGACATACTGAATTTCCGACTTGTTAAATCACATAACAAAAGCATTTCATCCATTTCGATCCAAAATATCACTCGATCACTTGCGCACATCGACACATGGTTTCATTCATCACTGCATACTGGTTCTTAGTGACCACTACTTGCAACTGATAGTTACCATATCAAGCTAGCATTTGCATCTGCATTGCATACTATGCCACTACTACTGCCTACTGATCCCTTGCTACATCATACTGATACCGAGGATGATCATACCAACTAACGTGACAGAGGAAATTAAACGCAGCAGGGAAAAAACGAACGAACGTAAGCAGAGCCATGTTCAGATCACGACCGCTAGTGAGAGTGAGACAGAACGGCGGCGGGGCGCACCATACCAACCGCCGCGACGGCCGGCTTGGCTCTCGTCGATCAGACGCCAATGGGGTCCCCGAGCTTCTGGAGGCAGCAGGCCGCGATCTCGAAGCAGAGGTATGCGTCGCGGGTCGCGTACTTCCACTCCTCCTCGCCCAGGTAGTAGCTGCCCCAGTCCGCCTGCGCCACCTTCGGCGGGCAGCGCGCCAGACGCATCTCCGGCCCGAGCGCCACCCGCGCCATGCGCTCCAGGCTCAGGCCGCTCACCACCTTGGGCGGCCGCCACGTCTTCCCGAGATTggtggcctcctcctcctcgtcggtgTCGTAGTCGTCCCGATCGGCCTTGGCCTTGGCCCTAGCAAGCGCCGCCTTCCCCATCCAGTACTTGTCGGGCTTCTTCAGCGCCTTCTTCTCGGTCTCCACCCCGGCGACCTTCCCGAACGCGAGCGCGAACAGGTGCGTCAGCTCCTCCGGCAACGCCACGTGCAAGCCCCACTCCTTGGCCAGCTTCCTCGTGGCCTCCCGCGCGCCGAAGCAGGCGACGGTGATGCGCTTGTCGTCCAGGAACGCGCGGAGCTGGGTCATGTTGTTGCTGTAGAAGTTGAGGCGGTCGCCGTCGTACTTGGCCTTGCGGACGCGGCAGCCATACGCTTCGGGGCTGTAGACGATGGCGCGGGAGCCGCCGAGGCAGAGCGCGATGCAGCGGATCGGGTTGTCGTGGTCGTTGGGGCTGAAGTCGGTACTGCCCCTGGCGCGGTCGGAGGGGTCATGGCCGCGCAGCGCGACGAGGCCCGCGACGAGgggcgcgcggaggcggcggccgcGGGCGACGGTGGAGGCCTCGGCGAGCCAGCGCTTGGTGACTTCGTCGCTCGAGGAGAAGGTGGTGTCGACGGCGGCCAGGTTGCGGCCGATCCGGAGTACGCCGACGTCGCCGTCGTCGACGTAGTCGTCGTCGCGCCGCCACCAACGTTGCCTTGGGGGATCGGGCCTCGCCAGGGTGATCTGCACAGGCCCCTTCATGGCGTTCGACGACGGCGAAGGATTGGGAGGTGGGGAATGGGGTTTTTGGTAGGGGGGTTTTTGTGGCTTGGGGGAGGAGTTGGTTGTCGAATTGCTTGCTGGCTCAGGCGGCGTGGAAGCCAGCCAGGCGCCCAGGCTTTGGCCGCAAGAGACGAGGTGAGGATGTGATCTCTTATAGCTGAGGTAGGCAGCTCCACGTGGCTCGATCAGGAGCGTTCGCTTGCTTTCTGCGGTGAGATGGCTCAAGGCTGTGGCTGGTACCTGGTAGTACGTCGATGGGAGTGGAGTTCTAGAAGCTGCGGTGGTCTGCCGTTGCGGACAGACGCACGGTCTGTTGGAAATAGTGGACTGGGGTGGGCCGGCTCGTACTTTACCGGGCCAAAACCGATCTAATTCGCCACCAATtaggttttttttttacaattcgCCACCAATTAGGTTGATGTAATGATGTTTGATGTCTCATTTTAAATAGAGATCTAGCCCCACGTgtcaatattttttttgaaaaaaatataaacatattcCCTTTTTGAGAAGTCAACtaattttaagtttgactagatttataTATAAGAGTAGTATCAACATTTGATCGATTTACTAGGAAGGTATATAACATGATTAGTCGAATGATGCTTATTTTGTATCATAAGCATAGTAATATTccactcttaggccttgtttagtcacaTAATAGTTAGTAGATTAGCAAGACAAAGTTTGCAAACAAGTGCTAAAAAAAGATCCAAACATGTCTTATAGCGCACATATGCACGTGTATATAGACAAGGAACACGGTGTGCATGCTTGGTTGGCTGTATGATCTAGTAGGGACTGTTCGTTTCAGTTATCTATCGAATCTGCCAACTATTTAGTaatgtttttctttcataaAAAACTAGCAAAAAATAATTTCAATCATGACTTTTTAGACAAGCGAATAGGCTCATATGTCATATATGAGCTCAGCTAGGCTCATCTGTTTGTTTGCTTAGTGAGGTAAGGTAAACTAAGAGCTACTAAAATATACTTCCTTCGTTTCAAACAAACTGTAAGTCATTTTAGGTTTTTCATAGGTCAAATATCTCTagttttgactaaatttatatataaaagaaatGCATAAACACCTAGAGCACCACACAAGATATATAGACACACTATGAAATACATTCTAGTAGTGTATACTCCATCAatatatgtactccctccattccaaattgtaagtcattctaagaatcttgaagagtcaaacttttcaaagtttgaccaaatttatatgataaaataattattattatgataccaactaaatatcattagattctttcttaattatattttcatagtatactcactttacgttacaaatcttagtatttcactctataattttagtcaaacgtgaaaatgctttgactctccaaaattcttagaatgacttacaatttggaatgggagGAGtactggagagtcaaagcattttcaagtttgaccaaaattatagagagaaatattaagatttgtaacataaagtgagtatattatgaaaatataattaagaaagaatctaatgatacttagttggtatcaaaataattgttattttatcatataaatttagtcaaatttagGATAATTTGATTCTCCAatattcttaaaatgacttacaatttgggatagaGAGAGTCCTATATATTACCTCATTGAAATAAACCTTCGAAGACCTATATCCTCAACATAAAAATCCATCAATTAGCCCATCAATCAACTTTGTCTGCTGGTGGCACCGTTTCTTATTCCTGATCGATCAATCAATCTATCCATCGAGTAGACCGATGTTCCTCTTTCTCATCTTCTCGCCTTGTCGCCCAATCACCCATCGCGGCAATAATGTTGTTTTGCGACACGCTGATGTTGCACGCCCGCACGCGACGTTGATACTTGGACTTTCAGTTACGGTCTCAATTCTCACGGATAGGGAGCACTGGACAGGGAAGCAGTAAAGGCATGACTGATTTCCATGTTatgattaaggccttgttcagttcccaaaaacttttgtttttgagtacggtagcattttcgtttttatttgacaaacattatccaattatgaagtaactaagcttaaaagattaatctcgtgatttacagttgaattttgcaattagtttttgttttcatctatatctaatatttcatacatgtaccacaagattcgatgtgacggaaaatcttgaaaatttttagatagtttttaggaactaaacaaggcctaatgtaAGTTGTTCGATGACTAAAATCAATGGTAAAAAATTCGAATGCTCTGGACCCCAAAACACATGTGTGTGGGCTAGATAGACTCGCTAGCTACAGTCAAGCCAATTTTTGAGCAGCAAATATGAGCAGCTCGAGTGCTACAGCGAACCATAGGGTTCGATCAGGGGCAAACAAAAGTTTTTTTTAGGGAAAATAGAAGTTCTGTTTGGCAAAACCTGTTTGCTTATCTGAAAAGCCATGGTTGAAAGTATTGtttactgatttattgtgaaaaaaaaacactattTGACTGGCATAAAAAGTATAGCTTATAAAACGAGTGATTAGTGTGGACATCAATTTTGTGCGGcctatacaaaaaaaaaaagaaacctatTTCTTCTAATGTGGCTCAGTAGGGGAAAGATGGAAAGTTCCGCTCTATGCTCATTTGTGTTTGTTTGGAGAGAAATTTTACGATGCTTGAGAAAAATAATAGCTATTTATTTGATGAGATCTATTAGTTGAAAAAAAATAAGAACATAGTGAAAGGAACTAAGTTGTGGGGTCAGAATCTAAAAACTTACTAGGTAGACTATTAactaattaaaaaaatattttaaaggGTATAATCGTACTCCCATGTCTCGATGAATACCCTGCCTATGGAATCCTGTTTCTCGGTGGCGGCCGTCCATGTCCCTCCCTGCTGCCAGTCCTCCTCTTTCCTCTCCTTCCGCAACCACGCCCATGCCGGGTAGGACGCCGACCTCCTGTGGTCGCCTCCCGTGCGTCCCAACAAGTGCTCTCCATCCATCTGAACCCCGGCAGCGTCTTGGCCTCCACAGCGATAGGTGACAACCATCTTCGCAGCGGCGTAGTATGCAACATTTGATTTTGCCTCTGATATGTACGGTTTGTCGGTTTGTATAGGCCCTTGGTTGATGGTTCGATTATTCATCACCCTGGAGCTGCTGTTTGCAGCGAGCACTGTTATAGATTCCGTTTGGCTTTCAAAATGGTTCAGTGCAAATGTTTGGGCAAGGAATTGCAGCATCTTTCGCGTCAGATCTGATAGCAAATCTTCGTCCAAACAAATAGGAAGAACAGTATTTTAGGAACGAAAGAACTGCTAAGGGATAGATGCACAACCTTCGACGGCATTCACGAGCAAAGGCGCAAAGCAATGTTTTTAAAATATGGTTCCCAGCAGGCCAGCACAATAATTTTGGAAGCCAAATTCATTGCCCAGAATGCCTTACAGGTTCGACATATACTGTGCaccatatagataaaaaaacacTGAATTGCACAGCAGCCTATAATACCAGTATACACCAATCTCTACGACCCCGTACCACGTTACCGGCAGTCATTTCTGACTGCTGCTTTCTACTGTACCACTCATAGTAACAGAAGCGCGGCTGTGTGATGAGCTCAACACAGTTAAAGTAACATTATATATACCAATTCCAGTCATTGGCATGTTCATGAAAGACTCCCAACTTCAGGGCCTCAGGGCCATCACTGCGGCACACAACCTTGACTTACAACTATGGAGAGAACAGAAGATCGTATCATCCAATCTATGACGATTGGGTAAGCGCAATCAGTGGTCAGAATACATGAGCCACCATAATCTGCAGCTTGGGGAGCCCTGTAAACTGCATTAAGCTGTCATCAAATGACACGAACCAGCTACGAATCATTTTGCTTCCTCTCCATTTGTATTGACCGGAAAATCCGTGCTGCTGACTCTGAAGCAGTCTGTGCGTTATGCGGAACAACCCTGATTACATGGTTCCACTGGTCCTGGCCTCCAGATGATGGCTGAGTCTGGGCATTCGCAACTGAAGCAGTCTGTGCGTTACGCGGAACAACCCTGATTACATGGTTCTGCTGGTCTCGGCCTCCAGATGATGGCTGAGGCTGGGCATTCGGAACTGAAGCAGTCTGTGCGTTACGCGGAACAACCCTGATTACATGGTTCTGCTGATCCCGGCCTCCAGATGAGGGCTGAGGCTGGGCATTCAGAACTGAAGCTTTGGGAAAGAATGACACTGGGCCACTTCCGTCACCTTGAGCTTCAAGCCTATCGAAAGGGCTGCTGGCGCTGCTGGCTTGTGGCTCGCTGTCCCTTGATGCAAGAAATCTCCAAATGCCACTCGGGTGTGACATGTTACATGAGATCAGCGACTGCTGTTCCATGTGCCCTTGAGGCTGTGGTGCAGCTGCATGGCTCCCTTGCTCCACTGCAGATGCTGGTGTTCCTGGATTCATCACTGGCATACTGAAAGGTGGGAAGTAGTTCATATGCATGGCAGGAGCACCAGGAGGGACCATCTGCTGTGGCTGGTGAGGCATAGGAACACCATATGGTGTAGAAGGCAGTCTTAATGGAGTACAGTTGGCGTAAAATGGTGTCAAGAGATTTCCAACTGGGGGACAAGGGCCAGCATAAGGCTTATAGACAAGACCTTCAGAAGGTGACATAACTGGGACAAGCCACTGATTCTGTGGCGGATTCATGCACCAGTTATTCTGTTTGTTGTCAGGAGCAACAGGAATAGCTGGAGGGTTGCTTGTAAAGGTTTCGTTTGCTGCAGCTTGATCATGATGGTTGTCGTCAAGTCCATCATCACGAGAATGGTGCGATGGGTTTCCTTCTGTGTTTTGTTTTGATAGCTC from Sorghum bicolor cultivar BTx623 chromosome 3, Sorghum_bicolor_NCBIv3, whole genome shotgun sequence encodes the following:
- the LOC8078608 gene encoding uncharacterized protein LOC8078608 encodes the protein MKGPVQITLARPDPPRQRWWRRDDDYVDDGDVGVLRIGRNLAAVDTTFSSSDEVTKRWLAEASTVARGRRLRAPLVAGLVALRGHDPSDRARGSTDFSPNDHDNPIRCIALCLGGSRAIVYSPEAYGCRVRKAKYDGDRLNFYSNNMTQLRAFLDDKRITVACFGAREATRKLAKEWGLHVALPEELTHLFALAFGKVAGVETEKKALKKPDKYWMGKAALARAKAKADRDDYDTDEEEEATNLGKTWRPPKVVSGLSLERMARVALGPEMRLARCPPKVAQADWGSYYLGEEEWKYATRDAYLCFEIAACCLQKLGDPIGV